CGAACCGACTCCCAGCCCCGAGCCCCTACTCGCGCGGTCGCCTGTTCGGCGGTGACCGCCCCCGGAAATCGTCAGGCTCGCCGCTCCTCCAGCAATGTGCGTAACACGTCGCGTTCCGACACCACACCGACGACCAGCCCGTCGTCCATGACGGGCACATGCCGGATCTCGTTGTCGAGCATGCACTCGGCGACGCGGGCGATCGTGTCGGCGGGCGACACGGTGGCGAGATCCAGCGTCATCACGTTCTGCGCGATCTCGTCGTCGGGGTCCGCGCCTTCCGCCAGCGCGCGGACGATGTCGCGCTCGGAGATCACGCCCTCCGCGTGAGTTCCGGGCCCCCTCCACGGAGGGGTGGCGCGAACGACGGCCACGCCGATGTAGTCCCCGGCGAGCGTCTCCGCCACCTGGCGAAGGGTCGCGTCGGGATCGACATCGACCGTCGGACGATTGACCAACGTGCGAACGGTCTCGTTCTCGATGCTCACGTTTCCACCTCTCGTCGAGTGCGTAATCGGGGTCAGGGCACTGCCGGGACGCCGGACAGGTGCCGAAGGAACCAGTCCTGCGCGACGGAAGCCGCCGCTTCGAGGGTGCCGGGCTCCTCGAACAGATGCGTCCCACCGGCCACGATCGCGACCCGATGCTCACAGCGGAGCCTCGCGGCCGCCTCCTCGTCGAGCCGCAGCACCACGGTGTCGTCGCCCCCGACGATCAACAACGTGGGCGCTTCCACCGCGTGCAGACGCGACGCGGCGAGGTCGGGCCGGCCACCTCGCGACACGACCGCGGCGATCGTCGGGTCCGCGCTCGCTGCCCACAGCGCGGCCCCCGCCCCGGTACTGGCCCCGAAGACGTCATCGGACGGCCACCGCGATACAAACGAACGCGACGTTCCAGCTCGGCGCGTTCACGAGCTTCGACCGCCGCAATCTCGTCCGGGGTTACCTGCGCGACTCGAACGATGTGCGGATCGAGCACCCGCACGTCGTCTTCGCCGATCGCGCCCATCCCCAGCTCGGGCTGGAACCGCACGCCGAGCTTGCGGACCACCGGGTTCTCGCCGCGGAGCCCCTCGAGTCGCTCCGCAAGCGCGATACCGGCCTCGCGCCGGTCGCGGAAGCGCCGGACGCGCGTGTGCGTAGTGGGAGGAAATGGCCTCGTCATGGCACGCTCGATTCGTCGCTGGGCACGATCAGCGCGTACCCGCGCCCGACCATGCTCACGTCGCCACGCGACTGGAGTACGACGTCGAAGACTCGGACATCATCGGCCGTTGCCACCACAATCCCCCCTGTCCAGATGTCACGAACGGGGATTCCGGCGCGTCCGACGGGTGAATGCGCTCCGCGCCACCCAAGGACGGTCGTGCGCGGGTTCGAGCGACGGGTCGTGCTGAGACGGCGGGCGATGATCAGGAGGTAGGGCACGGCATCCTTTGCATAGACCGCGCCGCACTCGCTCACTTGCTCCGCAGTTCCGACACGTCTTCATCAGCTTCCTCCGCGGTTGTGCGACTCCTCACGGCAATGGTGCGCGCCTCGGCGCTCGTGGAAACAGGGCCGGAGGTCACACGCTTCGGCAGCCAGGGACCTTCGGCCCTGTGCACTCACGTAACAGCGGAGCAGGCTCGTGTCATCAAGGACCGCGAGAGGGAGGGAGCGATGAGCGCACGTCGCCGCACGAAGAAGACAGCATCGCCGACGCCGGAATGGCTTCGGGCGTTGCATCCCCCGTACGGGTCCGTCCGCGTCGATGCGGCCCGTGCCGACCGGCAGGAATACACGGAGGCGGGGCGCGGCTAGGCATGCGTCGAGCGGCAACGCCGCGCCTTGAACGACCGGGTGAGCCATCACGGGTTGCTCTCGTGTGCGGGGGAGGAGCCTGGCGCGTCATGAGCGCGAGTTCCGCATCCACGCCGTCGGCCAACTGCACCGCCGGTCGCAGTGCCCGCTCGGCGCGCTCAGAGCCGTCGAGCGGCACGATCATGGTTTGGACGCCTTGCGGGTTCATGCTGCACCTGTTGACGGCGCGTCGTGTCCGTGCTCTCGGAGTAGATCCTCGGTCACGAGGTGCTGGACGTCCTCGAGCCGCAGCACGCCCACGACGCTCATCGTCGGATCGACGACCGCGAGCGCGCGCGCCGGAGCGCTCACCACGAGCGGGAGGTTGTCCTCCAAGCCGTCCGTGGCGGCGATCGCCGGCGCTTCGCGCTCAGCGAGCTCGGCAGCACGCCGCCCGGGCGCGCTGCGCTCGATGGCTCGCGACTCGACCATCCCCTCGTAGCCGGCGTCGCCGACCATCGGAAACGCGCGCTGCGCGCTCCGCCGCAGCAGCGCGCGTAACTCGTCGACACTCATCGTGGGATCGACGATCACGGGGTCGAGCAACATCGCGTCGGCGACGCGATGCCCACTCAACCGCACATGCACGATCGTCGCGGCCTCCTCGGCCGACGCGCCGAAGTACACGAACACACCGATGATGGTGAGCCACAAGTCGAAGAAGACACCGCCCACGATCAAGGCGATCGCAACGCCGCGTCCGATCCTCGCCGCCACATGTGTGGCGTGTTCGAGGTCGTACCGGCGCTCGAGAAGTGCACGAAACACCCGACCGCCGTCGAGCGGGAACGCGGGCAGCAGGTTGAACGCCGCGATGATGAGGTTGAACCAGAAGAGGCCAACGAGGAACGATCCGCCGAAGAGATCGATGGGGAGAAAAGCGTCGCGCGCGAGCACCGCGGCGATGCCGGCAAGCGCGGCGAGCCCCACGCTGGCGGCGGGACCGGCAATGGCCATCGCGAGCTCGTCGCTCGGCGTCTCGGGGAGGTGCTCGAGCCTGGACACCCCGCCGATCGGCAGGAGGACGATCTCGTGCACGACCGCGCCACGGGAGCGCCCGACGAAGCAGTGCGCGAGCTCGTGCACGACGACGCACGAGAAGATCAACGCGAGCCACGCCAGCGACGCCGCGACACCGGGCCCCTCCGGCGCGCTGCCCGCCAACGCGAACAACGCGACCAGCAGAAAGAAGGTGTAGTGGACCCGGATCTCAATGCCTGAGATCCGACCGATGCCGAACGACCACAGCCGGTGCCCCGAGCGGGGCGGCTGCCGGGTGCCGGCTGCGGGACTCACGTTGTCGAACCTACCGAAGCTCGAGCGCGGCCGACAGGGGCGAAGGTCCCTTGCGTACGGTCTCCCCGACCCGACCGGTGGGACCGATGCTGATCGAGGAAGCCGGGGCGAACGCCAGCCTTCGCGCCGCGCAACTCCTTGGGATCGACGCCGACAACGAGCGCAGGACTGGCACCGTGTCCTCTTCGAGCATGGCCGCCAAGGCTCGGCGACGCTCGGCGCTCCGCAACACCTTCCACGCGAAACCCGTCGACAGAGTGCGCCTCATGCCCGGAGAGAACGCGATCCGCGTGAGTTAGGGCCTGCCGACGAACACCGGGCGCCCGAGGCAAGGGCGACCATGGGGTAGACAAGGCTTGCGTACTCGAGGGTGAGGGGGCTCCATGAAGTTCCGTGTCGTGCAATGGACTACTGGCAAGACCGGCACCGCCGCGGTGCGCGGCATGGTCGGGCACCCCGCGCTCGAGCTCGTCGGTTGCTACGCGTACTCACCCAAGAAGGTCGGAGAAGACGTCGGTGTGTTGGCGGGCATCGAGCCGATCGGAATCCGCGCCACTGACGACATCGACGCGCTGCTCGCGCTCGAGCCCGACTGCGTGAGCTACATGCCCTTCCGGCCCGACTTCGACCATGTGGTCCGGATCCTCGAGTCGGGTGCCAACCTCGTGACAACGATGTACATGCTCGCCGGGGTTGGCTACGGAGACGACGTGCACGCGCGGATCGAGGATGCTGCCCGTCGTGGGCAGTCGTCGCTCTACGCGAGCGGTATCTACCCGGGCCACGCCAACATGGTCGCCCTCGCGACGAGCGCGATGTGTACGCGTATCGATTGCATCTCAGTGCTCGAATCGCTCGACATGAGCGGGTACGCGAACGAGAAGATGTTCCGCGCCATGGGCATCGACCGCGCACTCGACGACCCCGAAGCGCCCGTGCTCGTAGAGGGTGCCTGCGGATCGTTCAAGGACCAGATCAGGGTGATGGCTCGCGCCCTGGAAGTCGAGCTCGACGGAATCCGCTTCGACGTGGAGTTCGGCGCCGCCGACCGAACCACCGACTTCGGCTTCATGACGATCCAGGAGGGCCGGATCGCAGGGTTCAAGGGTGTGCTGTCGGGAGTCGCCGACGACCGACCGCGCGTCCAGTGCAAATTCGTGTGGAAGGTCGGCCACGACATGACGCCGAGCTGGCCCGTCGAAGACGGCTACGTCGTCGAGATCGAGGGTGAGCCTGGCGTACGGTGCCGGCTCGAGCCGATTGGTCCCCACTTCGACGGGGCGACCACCACTGCCATGCCGGTGGTGAACGCGATCCCGCAGATCTGTGCGGCGCCCCCGGGCATCGTCAACCGAATGGACCTGCCGCTCGTGAAGGGCGCGCACCTCCTGACGCGCTACAAGTCCAGCGCGGGATAGAAGGTCTCCGGTCCTACCACCGCGACTTCGCTCAGCAGGTCGCGGTCGTACACCTTCCCCCACGACGGGTCGGCGAGGCTCATTGCCTCGCGCGGATAGCTCCAGTTCGTCGGGTCGAGCGCGTGCGCCTGTCGAAAATGGGGAACCGCGTCGAGTGGGAACCCGGCTCTGTGCAGGTGTTGGCCGAGCTCGAAGTGCGCGGCGGCCAGACCGAACTCGATGGGCCGCGGTCGTGAGCGCGCCACCACCTCCGCCGGTGACAGCACGAACGCGCTGTTGGCACCGTTGGCGACCCAGTCGCGCACCGCATCGGTGTATCGCCCGGTGCGGTCCACGGCCTTCGTCATCGCTTCGACGACCGTGCGCTGCTTCTCCGGCATCTGCGCGATGGCGGCGGCCTGGCGTGCGGCGGCCGCCTCGTCCTGGCCTCGTCCCGCGCGCTGCGGGAACGCGACTTCGGGCGGGCGCACGATGGTGCCGTCCTCGTCGATCCACAGCGCGAACGGCACGTTCGTGATCCCGAACTGATCGACCATGGAGAGCGCCTGGTCCACCAGCGACGGGTGGGTCGGGTTCGCCGCCTGGACGAACGGCAGTGCCGCCGCGCGATCGGTGTCGAGGGCGACGGTCACGATCTCGAGGCCGTTTGGCGCCAGCTCCTCGTACAAGGCCTGCCACACGGGCAGGTCAAAGCGGCATCCTCACCAGGAGGCCCAGGCGAGCAACAGGACTTTCCGCCCTCGCAAGCTCGCCACGTCGAAGTCTCGGCCGTCGAAGTCTCGGCCGTCGAAGCTCGGGAGGACGAGGTCGGGCATGCGCGCGCTGTCGAGCACGCGACCACCCGACTCGGGGCCGATCGCCCAGAGCCCGTGCGTCCCGTCGTGAGCGATCGGCATGCCGAGGCGCTCGGTGACGCTAGCCACGTCGAGCGGGCCGGCGGCGTCGCGCACCGGGGGCAAGAGGGGCACACACCGCTCGTCCTTGCACGCGCCCTCGGGTTTGATCTCCCAACCCGTGAGCCGGTGGAACTCTTCGCCGGTCACATCCAAGCGGTCAACAATCACGGCGCGACTGTAGCCATGCGGTCAGCGAACGGATCGCGCCCGCGCGCGGACATCAGGCCCACTGGGGTTGATGATCTCCTTCGTGGGGGGGCGGGAGTCACTCGGCGACAGACGGCGCGTCGAGACGGTCATCTGTTGGGCCCTGACGGTCGGCGTCGTGTTCCAGGTTGCACAGCGGTTCGCCAAGACCGGGTACGACCTCAGCGAGTACGGACGATCGTTGTGGTACGTCACGTACCGGTTCGGCTTCGTTCGTCGTGGCCTGGCCGGCGAGATGCTACGGATCGCCCTCGGACATACGCCTTCGCTCGGCGCGGTGGACTTCGTGCAGAACGTCGTGGCCGGCGTCATGCTGGGCGCGGCGATCGCGCTCGTCGTCCTGCTCTGCCGGCAACGGACGGTCATCGCGTATGCGGCGGCTGCGCTGCTCGTGGTCGCGCCCTTCGGCCTCGACACGGTCGGGGGGCAACGCCGGCCGGATCTGTTCGGATACTTCCTGCTCGCGATGCTCGGGATCTGGGCCGCGACACGTCGCGTCAACGCGATCGTCTTGGGTCTCGTCGGCGGTGTGCTGCTCGGAGTGTCGACGCTCTTCAGCGAAGCGAGCCCACTGATCATCGGGCCGTGGCTGCTGCTCGTCGTCGTCGCGTCGGCGCGTGCGCGCGCACGCTCACGTTCGGAGCCGTGGTGTGCGATGGTGCTCTGCACGCTGCCTTCGGTACTCGCACTCGGGTTGCTCGCGGCGACCGGCCGCGGCAGCAGCCAGACCGTCGCGTCGCTCGAAGGCGCGGCTCCACCAGAGATCCAGGCGCACGGCTCCGTGTTCCCCTACCTCAACGACACCTTCCGGTCGAGCTTCGAGCGGGTCGTCCACGGCCCCGGCAATCCACCGCTCTCGATACTCGTCGGAACCGTGTTCGCGGTGTTGTTGCTGTTCTGCGCGGGCAATTGCTTTTCGTACGCCCGCGCCGTGTGGACCTGGATCCTCCCCACCCGGTTCCTGCGCGTCGCGTGGGCGAGTGGAACGCTCGCCGCCGCGATCGTGCTGTTCGCGCTCGGATTCGACTGGCTGCGCTGGATCAGTTCGATCGGCTTCGCCGCGCTGCTCGCGGGCGGAGCGATCGTGCTCCTCGACGGCCGGGTGCTCGACGGCGGGCGTTCCGCCCGTGCTCCCGACCGCGAGATCTGGCACCGGTCGGTTCCGTCCGAGGTGTCAGTGTCGATTCCCGGACTGCTGACACTCGCGGTTGCCACCTACCTCTTGGTCCTGGCACCGCTCCCGAACTTCATCAAGAACGTCGGTGACACCGCGCAGACCCTGCTCAGCGTGCCCCGGTGAACGGAGCAAACGGTCCGGCCCGATTCAGAGTGCTGGGTGCCGGTAATGCTGTCCTCGAGCGGGTCGTCCCCCTCCTCGACGGTACGGGCGGTTACGGCGACGACCACCGGAACAGGGCCCACGCAAATGCCGACGGAACATCGCGCTTGCCGTACGGTGATTGACCTCACGAGGACAGATCGAAACAGTGCGAGGAGCTGGCCGATGCATACCGCGCACCTCTACCGCAAGCGAGCCGAAGCCTGAACGCCGACGTCGTCCGCGGCACGCTCGAGACCCGCGACGGGTTCCACCTGCTCCGCTTCGAGCGTCACCTCGATCATCCGGTCGAGCGCGTCTGGGCCGCGCTCACCCAGCCCGAACAACTGGTCCGGTGGCTCGCCGAGGCGGAGATCGAGCCCGTCGTCGGCGGGCACGTCGTCCTCCGCTGGCTCAACACCGACCAACGCGCTGAAAATCAGGCGGTCATGCACGGCACGATCACCAAGCTCGTGCCCAACGCGGTCCTCGAGATCAACTCCGACATCCACGGTCTACTCCGCTGGCACCTCGAGCGCGACGGCAACGGGTGCACGCTCCGGTTCAGCAGCGCGCTTCCGGTACCCAACGACCAGGTCATGCTGGCGCTCGCGGGATGGCACATTCATCTCGAGCACCTCGCCGACGCGCTCGACGGCAAGCCCGTCGACTGGCCGAACTGGATGGCCGACCACTACAACCGGTGGTCCGAGCTCCACGTGCGGTACATCGCGACCCTCTGAGCCACGGTCCGTGTCGTCATGCGGGGTACACGGTGAGCTCGGTCGCCTTCACGCTCATCCAGATGTCGGTGCCGTCGTGCAGTCCGAGCTCCGCAACCGCAGCCGGCGTGACCTCGGCGACGAGCGGCACATTCGCGTCGACGTGGATCCGCATCCGGTCGCCGAGCAGGTCGGTACCGCTGATGCGCCCGCTCCACACGTTGCGCGGGCTTCCCTCAGGACGGTGTCGGTGCAGTGCGACGGCATGCGGATGCACCGCGACGTACACATCGCCCTGCGCGGCGTCGGCCACGACCACAATTCCACCGGCATCGAGCGTGACGTCGTGCCCATTGGCGCGACCGCGCAAGAGGTTGATACCGACGAGGTCGGCGACGTACCGGGAGCGCGGTCGGGCCGCGACCTCGGCGATCGGGCCAACCTGTGCGACGCGGCCCTGCTCCAGCACGATGATCCGGTCGGCGAGCGCGACCGCATCGAGCAGTTCGTGTGTCACCAGGATCCGCGCACCGCGAAACGAGGCGAGATGGGCGCGCAGATCCCGCCGCAGCTCCGTCCGGATGCCGACGTCGAGCGCGGCGAGCGGCTCGTCGAGGAGCAGCAGCCGCGGCTCTGGCGCCAGCGCACGCGCCAGCGCGACGCGCTGCCCCTGTCCTCCCGACAACCGACGCGGCTTGTCGTCTGCTTGATCGGCAAGACCGACGCGCGCGAGCCACTCGTCGGCGCGTTGCCGAGCTTCTGATCGCGGTGTGCCGCGCGCCCGGAGGCCGAAGGCGACGTTCTCGCGCGCAGTCAAGTGCGGGAACAGGAGGTAGTCCTGGAACACGACCCCGACCGATCGCCGCTCGGGCACGACGTAACGATGGGCGCTCGGGTCGTCGACGGTCACGCCATCGATCACGATGCTCCCGCGGTCGATCCGCAGCAGACCCGCGAGCGCGCGCAACAGCGTGCTCTTGCCCGCGCCGTTCGGCCCGAGGACCGCGACGGTTTCCCCGTCGGTAGCCGAGACGTGCGCGTCGAGGTCGAGCGCTCCGAGGTGGAGCGCGACCTCAGCTTCGAGCGTCACGCAATCCTCCGAACCAGTGGTCGCGGAGCGCGACGAGGACGACGACCGACACTGCGAGCAACACGAGGCTGAGCGCGATCGCGACGCCCTGGTCGCTCTCGAGGAGCAGGTACACCGCGAGGGGCACGGTCTGGGTGCGCCCCTGGATGTTGCCGGCGAAGGTGATCGTGGCACCGAACTCGCCCAGCGCGCGCGCCCAGGCGAGCGCGGCGCCCGCGTACAGCGCGGGTGCGATCAGCGGGAGCGTCACGCGCCGGAACACCGTCCAGCGCCCGGCGCCGAGGCTGGCGGCCGCGTCCTCATAGCGTTGGTCCATCGTGCGCAGGCCGGCCTCGACCGTGATGACGAGGAACGGCATGGCAACGAACGTCTCCGCCAACACCGCGCCCGACGTGCTGAACGTGAACTGGAACCCGAACCAGTCGTAGAGCCACTCGCCCAGGAGACCGCCGTTCCGCTGGAACGTGTAGAGCAGCGCGACCCCGCCCACGACGGGGGGTAACACCATCGGCAGCACGACGAGCGCGCGCACGAACGCACGGCCCGGGAAGCGCACTCGGGCGAGCACCCACGCGAGGGGAACGCCGAACACGACGCAGAGCGCCGTCGACCACAGCGAGCAGACCACCGACAACCGGATCGCTTCGCGCGCCTGCGGCGTGGTGAGGTCGTCCCAGAGGCTGCTCCACGGTGCGCGCTGAAGCAGCCCGACGAGCGGGAGGGCGAAGAACGCGACTGCGACGACGGCGAGGAGCGTCGCCGCGAACGGCACGCTCCCCCGGCGGTTCACGCGGCGGTCGGTGCGGGGAGGAACCCGAACGACTGGAGTCTCGTCTGACCGGGTGCCGACATCACGTACTTCACCCACGCGTTCGCGAGCCGGGCGTTCCGCGAAGACGCGAGCCGCGCGATCGGGTACACGGCGAGCACGTTCAGCGACGCCGGTATCCTCACCGAGTGCACACTCTTGCCCGCGCTCCTGGCATCGGTGACGTACACGATGCCCGCATCGGCGTCACCGGTCGCGACCGCGGCAAGCGTCGCCTTCGGGTCTTGACCGAGCGTGACCTTGTCGACGGGAAGCGTGATGCCGTCCTGCGACAGCGCCTGCGCCGCGTACTTCCCGCACGGTGCGGTCGCGGCGCACAGCGACACGATCCCGACGCCGGGGAGATCGGCGAGCGACTCCACGCCCTTCGGGTTGCCCGGCTTGACCACGATGGTCAGGAGGTTCGCGGCAAGGTCGATCGGTTCGGACGTGACCTGCCCTCCCGAGACGAGCTCCTGCATGTTGGCACGGTCGGCCGAGGCGAAGACGTCCGCCGGCGCGCCACCTTGGATCTGCTGTGCGAGCGTGGATGATGCGGAGAAGTTGAACGTGACCGTCGTTCCCTTGTTCAACTTCTGGAAGTGGGCGCCCATCTTCGTGAACGCCTCGGTGAGCGACGCCGCCGCCGACACCGTGATCGATCCCATGAGCTTCGGCCTTTTGGCCGCGCGCGCAGGCACCGCGCCGGCCGCGCCGACGATCGCGATGAACGAGAGCAATGCGAGCGCGCGTTTCACTCGGACCTCGGAACCTCCACGACGACGTTTGTCGCCTTCACGACACCCACCGCGAGGTCGCCGGGCTGAAGCCCGAGCTCCTCGGAAGCTTCGCGGGTCATCAACGACACCACGCGATGGGGACCGGCCTGGATGTGCACCACGGCGACCAGACCTTCCTTCTCGACTTTCGTGACCACACCGGGGAAGCGGTTTCGGGCCGACTCGCCGACGATCATCACGTCGGTATCCGGGGGCGGAGACATGGCGGTGAGGAAACGCGCGAGATCGGGGCCGTCGATGAGGCGCTGGCCGCCCGAGTCTCGGAGCATCGTGAGGCGCCCGCTGTCACCCCAGCGGCGCACCGTGTCGGCGCTCACCCCGAGCAGCTCCGCCACCTGCCCCACCCGGTACGTCGTCACCTGCGAGAGGATACACGGGTCTATGCTCTGAAACGCAAGCTATTTGCCCCTCTGACCTCGCAGCTGCGGTCAGCCGAGGAGGAGATCGGCCGCGCTGTCGAGCGAGGCGTAGACGCTCTCGATCGACTGGCGCCCGAGCGACCAGGAGCGCAGGTTCTCGCCGAGGACCGCGCTCATCACCGCGATGATCCGCTCCCGACGGGGCGAGGGCACCCGGGCGAGATACGTGGCAAACGCGTCGAGCCGCCCCGACGCGAAGAGATCGAAGATCTCGACGGCGCGCGGATCGCTCGATCCCTGTACCGCGAGCATGTGCCCGTAGACGCTGGGGTTGAGCTCGAACGCGCGCGCTGCTCGCCGGTACGCAATCTTCACACGGTCGACGGTTCGACCCTCCGGCGCCGCGACCTCGCGCCCGAACTGTCGCGCCCACGCGAGCAAGGCCTCGGCAACGAGGTGCTCCTTCGAATTGAAGTAGCGGTACGTCGTTCCGAGCGCAACTCCGGCCTCGATCGTGATGTCCTTCATCTGGAGGCTCTCGTAGTCGGTGTGGACCATGAGCCGCACCGTTGCCTGCACGATGCGGTCGCGGCGCGCGCGCTGCCGGACGTCGAGCGACTCCGGGCGCGGCGGGGGCGGCTTGCTCGCCCCGCGGCCCTGTACCGGTTCTACCATCGTCAGCGACTCACCCGTCGAGGCCGAGCACACGGGCCGCGTTGCCGCGGAGGAACTTCGGCCAGACGTCGTCCAAGAAGGCGACGTTCGGCATCTCGGTCATGATGCGCTCGATCGAGAGGCCCATGGGGAAATAGCCCGCGTAGATGATCTTGTCGGCACCGCGCGTGTTCGCGTAGTCGATGATCGCCTTCGGGTAGTGCTTCGGCGCGAACGCGCTGGTCGAGTAGTGGAGTCCCGGCCACTTGAGCATGAGCTTCACCGCGAGGTCCTGCCACGGCTCGCAGCCGTGGCGCGTGACGAAGACAAGCTCGGGGAAGTCGTACATCACTTCGTCGATGTACTCCACGCGCTGCGGCTCGAATCTCAGGCGCGGTCCGGGCACACCCGCGCAGCAGAACACCGGGAGACCGAGCTCCACGCACTTGGCGTAGATCGGGTACATCTTCTTGTCGTTGATCGCGACCTGGGGGAACGTGCCCGCGGGGAACATGCCCACCGCACGCACGCCGTACGTCTCGTACGCCCGGACGATCTTGCGGACCGCCTCCATGCCCTCGTTGGGGTCAGCGCCGCACTGCGGGATGAAGCGATCAGGATGCTGCTTCAGCGCGAGCTCGCCGATGCCACGTGGGTCGCCGACGCCGATCATGCCCTGCTCGATCCCCCACTGGTCCATCTCGTGCAACGTGACCGAGATCGGGTCGTCGACGCCGCGGTATTGCTTCTCGGGTACCTGCTTGAACATGTATTCGACCGGGAACTCGAAGTCTTCCTTCGACTCTCGATCCTTCGTCTGTCGCGTGATGAACGCGTAGACCTCCTTCATATTCTCGTGCGGGAACCCGATCATCGTGTCGATGATCCCGATGTCGGTCGGCATAGCCATGCGCGGAACCCCCGAAAACGTTTGTACGCAGCGCTCGAAAGCGGAGAGCGTACCCCGAGCACTCAATTGCCGTCAGCGGCGGCGTCGCGGAGGCTTCTTCGGAGGTGGTAGCGGCTCGGGCCGTGGTTCCTCGGTGAGGACGCGCACGAGCAGCCGCGCGTCGCGCGTGGCAGCATCGGCGGAGCCCGTGGTGAACAGGACGTGCACCGCACGGGCCGACGCCGCAAGCTTCGCCA
The genomic region above belongs to Acidimicrobiia bacterium and contains:
- a CDS encoding amidohydrolase family protein, with the translated sequence MAMPTDIGIIDTMIGFPHENMKEVYAFITRQTKDRESKEDFEFPVEYMFKQVPEKQYRGVDDPISVTLHEMDQWGIEQGMIGVGDPRGIGELALKQHPDRFIPQCGADPNEGMEAVRKIVRAYETYGVRAVGMFPAGTFPQVAINDKKMYPIYAKCVELGLPVFCCAGVPGPRLRFEPQRVEYIDEVMYDFPELVFVTRHGCEPWQDLAVKLMLKWPGLHYSTSAFAPKHYPKAIIDYANTRGADKIIYAGYFPMGLSIERIMTEMPNVAFLDDVWPKFLRGNAARVLGLDG